In Mytilus edulis chromosome 3, xbMytEdul2.2, whole genome shotgun sequence, the genomic window CTTGAGATACCTTAACAGTAGTTGATTCGAAATTAACACGTTTACAGAAAGACGCTTTCAGGTCAAAATGCATATCACATAAATGAACTTTTTTTAcaattagatttatttttatttcaaaggtgTGCATTATTATGTCGGTGGACGTAACATCAATAGATACAAGACCGGTGGTGATTGGAGATGGATAAAAAAGGACGGAGAAATGGTCAAGATGACGTACTTTGCATTTGACAATGGCGAACCAAATGGAACATTTAATGGTGCACAAGATTGTATGTTCTTCTTAGCCTCTAGAGGATATAGGTTCCATTCTGTCTGGTGTGCAATGGGTGGTTTACTTGGAGGTTATATTTGCGAGAAATAAATTATGATTTAACTATAACAATGGTTCATTTATTTTACGTTTCATCGCCGTTACATTATTTTGCAAAGGCTGCATAGCCAATCAAGATCGTTAAAATCTTCCATcatcataaaaaagtaaaataacaaaaataccgagctccgagaaacattcaaaacggaaagtccctaatcaaagggAAAAAATCTAAAGCACAACCACATTAAACgagtggataacaactgtcatatacctaaCTTGTTACAgccattttcttatgcagaaaatggttaAGTGCACCTGGTTTATATAGCTGGATAAAcacctcacttgtatgacattcgcacaaaattctattatattgacaacaatgtgtgaacaaaacaaacagacataacaggttcaaatgtcaaaaatagaagTACAGCAGTCGACATTGTGTTGataatcttaattactataaaatcaaacaaatttgtCAACAAAGAATAAACATGAAATAAAGACAAAGCACCTTAatttagcaaaaacgaaagacaagaatacaaaaatttaccatagcacaataacacaatgacgggatgtataagtaccgagcctaGTCAAATAGATATCActaaaaaatagactaaacagtagaagtaataatttacaaagataaa contains:
- the LOC139516311 gene encoding uncharacterized protein isoform X2, whose protein sequence is MYCLFVLFGLVLVYCHADECSYPYRRVGKGCYLIQKDKVSGDTAFAKCLRRGAYLANFETVNEAMLMKYELLKMKTGVHYYVGGRNINRYKTGGDWRWIKKDGEMVKMTYFAFDNGEPNGTFNGAQDCMFFLASRGYRFHSVWCAMGGLLGGYICEK